The DNA window GAGTATGCCTCTTCATTAACCTTAGGAGTCGGACAGTTCTGTACCAATCCAGGTGTATTTATTGCTCTGAAGGGAAATCACCTTAACCGGTTTATTACTGCATTAAAAAAGGAAATTACGGAAATTGTTCCTGTCAATATGCTTCACAAAGGCATTTTCGACAACTTTGAAAAGCTGAAAGGTATTGCTTCTGAACAATCAGAAGTAGAGATCATAGCAGAAGTAAACACGAAAATTAATGAATGGCAGGGACGGGCGGTTGTTGCACAAACCACCGGGCAGAATTTTATTCAAAATCCGATATTAAGTGAAGAAATTTTCGGGCCGTTTGGAATTATTGTAGCCTGTGAAACGTCTGAAGAATTACTACAGATTGCCCATCAGTTAAAAGGGCAGTTAACCATAACAGTGGCAGGTACAGCACAAGATGTACGTGAAAATCTTAATCTGATCAACCTTCTGAAAGATAAATGTGGCAGACTATTATTCAACGGAATGCCTACTGGAGTAGAAGTGGTGTATGCCATGCAGCACGGAGGGCCTTTCCCGTCTACAACAGATACCCGTTTTACCTCTGTAGGACCGGATGCTGTTAAGCGATTTGTTCGCCCAATTTCTTTTCAGAATTGGCCGGATGAGTTTTTGCCGGAAGAACTTAAGGATGAAAACCCTTTGCAAATAAGTAGAATAGTGGATGGAGAGGTGAATTCAGGATCATTAAAATTAGAAACCGTATGAACAGAACATTTTTTTGTATAGACTCCCATACCTGTGGCTGTCCGGTACGCCTTGTTGCAGGCGGTGGACCTATTTTAAAAGGAAATTCGATGATGGAACGCAGGCTCCATTTTATGAAAGAATATGACTGGATCCGAAAAGGACTCATGTTTGAACCCCGTGGGCATGATATGATGAGTGGAAGTATTTTATATCCTCCCGTTGATGATCAGAATGATATCGGAGTATTATATATTGAAACCAGCGGATGTCTTCCCATGTGCGGACACGGGACAATCGGTACGGTAACGATAGCGATAGAAGAAGGTTTGGTAATTCCGAAAATTCCTGGAAAATTACGTCTTGAAACACCGGCCGGACTTATTCTTATAGATTATATACAGGAAGGGAAAAAAGTACAGTCTGTGAAACTAACCAATGTGAAGTCTTTTTTATACGCTGAAAACCTCGAAGTTGAATGTCCGGATCTGGGGTTAATAAGTGCTGATGTTGCCTATGGAGGAAATTTTTATGCCATTATTGATCCTCAGGAAAACTTCAGAGACATTGCTGATTTTACGGCCAGTCAGCTTATTCATTATGGGAAGATCATCAGGAAATTACTTAATGAAAAATATCAATTCATCCATCCTGAAAATGAACATATTTCCGGATTGAGTCACATCCAATGGACCGGTAAACCTTCCGATCCTAAAGCCAGTGGGAGGAATGCTGTTTTAGTGGGTGAAAATGCTTTAGACCGATCACCATGCGGTACCGGAACTTCTGCAAGAATGGCTCAATGGTATGCTAAGGGAAAACTGAAAGAAGGAGAAGAATTTATCCATGAAAGCTATATCGGGTCTCAGTTTATCGGAAGAATTGAAGGAACGGCTACGGTTGCCGGAAAATCAGCCATTATTCCGTCGGTCGAAGGCTGGGCAAGAATTACCGGTTATAATCAGATTATTATTGATGATGAAGATCCTTATTGGCAAGGATTTCAGGTAATGTAAAGCTGGTAACAAATATGACACAAAATAAAGGCAAAGCACTGATTATCGGTGCAGGAATAGCAGGACTAAGTTCAGCATATTATCTTTTACAAAAAGGATGGCAGGTAGAAATCCTGGAGCAAAATGATCTTACCAATAATTGTTCTTACGGCAATGCAGGAATGATCGTGCCCAGTCATTTTACCCCATTGGCAGCACCCGGAGTAGTTGCCCAGGGCATCCGATGGATGTTTGACAGCAAAAGTCCGTTTTATGTTAAGCCTTCGCTCAACGCCAAACTTATATCATGGGGAATGAATTTTTTAAAACATTCCAACCAAAGACATGTGGATCTCTCAGCATCCGCAATCAGAGATCTTAATATGGCCAGCAGTGCACTTTATGATGAAATTGCTAAAAAAGATGAGTTTGATTTTGAACTTAACCAGAATGGTATTCTGATGCTCTATAAAACAGAAAAAGTAGCCGAAGAAGAAATAGAGCTTGCCCATAAAGCAATTCATATGGGATTACCGGTTGATATTCTGGATAAAAAGGGAATTCAGGAACTGGAACCCAATGCTCAACTGGATGTCATCGGAGGAATCAATTACAAATGTGATGGCCACATGAATCCGGTAAAGCTGATGAAGCAAATGATCTCTTATCTTAAAAACAATGGGGCAATTTTCCATACACAGCATAAAGTAACAGGATATGAAATTAGAGGAAACACCATAAATGCGATCATAGCGAATGATAAAAAGTTTACAGCAGACCGTTTCGTCATGACCGGAGGATCATTTTTGCCGGAACTTGCCCAAAAAGCAGGGATTAAAATTCAATTGATGCCAGGGAAAGGTTATTCTTTTATGCATACTCCTGAAAACCCAGTCCATACATTGGAACATGCCGCATTGTTATTGGAGGCAAGAGTAGCGGTAACCCCCATGAATGGACAAATCCGTTTTGGAGGAACCATGGAGCTGGCTTCCCATAAGGATAAAATTAATATGAAAAGGGTAGAGGGAATCGTACAATCTATCCCAAAATATTTACCAAATTTTCAGGTTATATTACCCAAAGAATCGGAAATCTGGTTTGGATACAGACCTTGCGCTCCGGATGGACTTCCATATCTGGGACAATCTTCCCAATTAAAAAACTTGATCATCGCAGGCGGTGGCGGAATGATGGGACTAAGCCTCGGTCCCATTTTCGGGAAAACAGTTTCTGAACTTGCCAATGACCAAAAGCCAATGGTTGAGATAAAGATATTCAACCCTGAAAGATTTAATTAGAAAACATCACATAACACACAAAATTATTATTTATGAAAACAGTAGCTCTTGCAATACATTCTATTATGAAGATTGCATTTTTTAACGGGTTCTTATTTTGCTATTCCTATGAAAGCAAAG is part of the Chryseobacterium lactis genome and encodes:
- a CDS encoding 4-hydroxyproline epimerase, which codes for MNRTFFCIDSHTCGCPVRLVAGGGPILKGNSMMERRLHFMKEYDWIRKGLMFEPRGHDMMSGSILYPPVDDQNDIGVLYIETSGCLPMCGHGTIGTVTIAIEEGLVIPKIPGKLRLETPAGLILIDYIQEGKKVQSVKLTNVKSFLYAENLEVECPDLGLISADVAYGGNFYAIIDPQENFRDIADFTASQLIHYGKIIRKLLNEKYQFIHPENEHISGLSHIQWTGKPSDPKASGRNAVLVGENALDRSPCGTGTSARMAQWYAKGKLKEGEEFIHESYIGSQFIGRIEGTATVAGKSAIIPSVEGWARITGYNQIIIDDEDPYWQGFQVM
- a CDS encoding NAD(P)/FAD-dependent oxidoreductase codes for the protein MTQNKGKALIIGAGIAGLSSAYYLLQKGWQVEILEQNDLTNNCSYGNAGMIVPSHFTPLAAPGVVAQGIRWMFDSKSPFYVKPSLNAKLISWGMNFLKHSNQRHVDLSASAIRDLNMASSALYDEIAKKDEFDFELNQNGILMLYKTEKVAEEEIELAHKAIHMGLPVDILDKKGIQELEPNAQLDVIGGINYKCDGHMNPVKLMKQMISYLKNNGAIFHTQHKVTGYEIRGNTINAIIANDKKFTADRFVMTGGSFLPELAQKAGIKIQLMPGKGYSFMHTPENPVHTLEHAALLLEARVAVTPMNGQIRFGGTMELASHKDKINMKRVEGIVQSIPKYLPNFQVILPKESEIWFGYRPCAPDGLPYLGQSSQLKNLIIAGGGGMMGLSLGPIFGKTVSELANDQKPMVEIKIFNPERFN